The nucleotide sequence GAACTTTTCTATTTTTATTAAATGTGTTAGAACACTCGTGGCTCTAGCACTCGTAGGGTGTTAGTCGTGAGTAGTTCACTTAATTATGTACTCTTTTTCTTCTGGTAATAAATTTTCTTTAAAAGTTCCATTATCAATACTTTTTTTAATTCTCTTAACATCATCAGTTATATCTGTTATTTTTACTATCCATTCATTTACGTATTTTCCAACAGCTTCTCCTCTTATTCCAAGTTGTATTGATCTTCTACCTATTGGTTTTCCATGGATATCTCTTTCGGGGTCCCACTGACATCTAACTAATGAGTTTTTAACTTCTTCTTTCCATTCATCTTCTGTTATACCTAAATTAGGTTTATATGATGAGATTACAGAATTTTTAACTATTTCATCAAAAGCTTCTCTTTTAATATCAATAGCTAAAACTCTTTCTTGATTTTCTTTTTCCGCCCAACCACATCTATACATCATCCATAGGAATGAAGGTTTTATCCAAGTCATTCTTGTTAAGCTAAAATGTTCTCCAAATGTTCCTAATTTTATTGCTTCATCAGCAATTTTATCATTATATGCTTGATAAACTCTTATTGTTTTATCATCATATTTTGCATAAATTTTTCTTTCTTGTTCTTCATACTTCATTAATCTTGTTCCTCCACATCTTTATCTGTAAAATCATGTCTATTTAATTGTTTTATTGCATATTCTCTAATAAGTTCATTTTCATTTTTAGCTAATAATTCTAATTTTTCTTTTGCTTTTGGAGTGTTGGTATATCCTAAGGCATAAGTACACTTTCTAGCTATATTAAAAAATTCATCCTCTTTCATATAATCAAGTTCCATAACTGCTAAATCATACACACAATTTATTAGTTTAGGAGAATGTTTTTTTTTCAAGTAAAAATGCTAAATCTTCATGTTGACGATGCCTTTTATCATATGCCAATTCAATTAAAAATTCATTAAAAGAATCATCTTCTAAATAGTAATCTTCAATTATAATCATAATTAAAGTTATTAATATCTCAATGATATATTTTGTATCATTTCCAATATCTTTTTTTTGTTCATCTTGTAAAAATTTTATCACTTTTCGTGGCTCATTTTTAAATTTTTCTATCAACTCTTCATAACTTAAATTTAATATCATTTCTCTCTCTTCTATTGTCATTTTTAATCTTCCTTTTATTTTAATATTTTTTTAATCATATGATACATAACTTTCTCAGTAATCTTATGAAGTTTTTTTATTAGTTCCTTTTTTAATTGTATTGTATTTTTTGTTTTTAATCAATTATTTTTATATAATAAAAAATGGAGTCATTAAACTCCATTTTCTTTATATCAGCTGATATTTAATTTTTATTATGCTATATATTTTTGTATTGCTTCTAGTTCAACCTTTTTAAACTCTATATTTGTTAGAGTGCTTTCAGATTTCTTTATTTGTTTTCTTATTGTTTCTATCCAAGCATCGTAACTTTCATAGACTGTGTTATCAAAGGCTACTCCTGATGTTTTTTGTCCTTCAAGATATTTTATCAGTGACTTATCATTTTCTATTTCTTTCATTACTGATGCTTCCCTTTTTATAGCATTTTCCAATTTTTTAGCATATTTTCCCATTAGTTCCTTTTTTTCAGTTACATTCATAACTTTTACCTCCATAATTTTTATTTTTTTTATTTTCTAACTTGGCTGCCTTGTTATGAATTAATAATAACTTATTTTCTTCGTTATTTCCTTTTCTATATAGACTGATATACTTCTATGGAATAAACAGTGTTTTTTTAGAATATAATATTTTTTCAATTATAAGTTTTTACAAACTCTCCTGTTTCTAAATTTTGAATACTTTTTATATCTCTTGTTACTAAATCAAAGGTAAATTTATAATTATCTAGTTGTCCATAAATTTCTCTTTTATCTACATCTACTTCTATTGTATTTGTTTTCCGCAAAGAATAAAATATATCTTTTAAATTTTTACATTCTAAACAATTATCAACTTCATCTTTTCTAATATTCAAGTTTATTTCATCTTGTCCATCAAATTCATATCCAATAATTCTTTCAATCATATCATTATATCTTTCTAATCTACCTGTCCCCCAATCAATATCTATTATTAACTCTTTATATTTTGTTGATTCATAATATCCTTCATCTTCAGCAATATCATCTTCATATAATCCATATTTTTCTATCATTTCTTTACTAATTGGAGTTCCAATTTTTAAATCTTCTGCTAAGCAAAAATCTTCATCAAATATTTGTATAAATACTATAGTTCCTGTATATAAATAAACATGTATTTTGGATGTTATATCCTCTATTGCACTTCCTGGTTCATGTATTAAATAACTATAAAAATCATCAAAACTAGTATTTTCATTATTTAATAAATTTATTATCTTCTCTATTGAATCTCCTAATTTAATCCCTTGATATTCATATCTCACTTATTTCTCCTTTTTTCTATCTACTATATAGGATAAACCTGTACTTCCTTTTGAATCTTTTGGCATTGTAGACTCATCTAAGTATACTACATCAAAGTCTATTCCTATATCTTTTCCATAGCCCTTTACTATATCTATTACTGCTTCTTTTACATCTTCTTCATTAATTGTTCCAGCTTTAAACTATCTACCTAGCTCTTCAACTCTTGAACCTATTACATTATAGAAACTTGTACTCTATTTTAGAAAAAGCTATATAAATATTTTTCAATCTACATAGCTTTTTCTGATTTAAATCTAATTCTTAAAATAATTCTATTGCTTAATCTAATAAAGTGATTTTTTTCTTTAATTCTTCAAATTCATCATTTATTTTATTCATTTTCTCTCTATCTTCATCAGCTACATACATTTCTGTCAAGCCTCCTCTTGGTGGATATAATCTGCCTATTATTTCCTTAACTTCTTGATATTTTTTAACATCATTTATTTCATCTATATCTATCACATATATCAACTCTTTTAGAAATTTTCTTACTAATCTTTCATTATAATTATTTAAATCATATTTTTCCATAAATTCTAATAATTTATTTGCTGCATCTTTTAATTTTGAAAAATTCATTTTCTTTTTCACCTCTTATTATATTCAACTATTTTATTTTTTATCACCAGAAATAACTAATTCTTTTTATTTTTCTAAAATTAGTTATTTTACACTAAATCATATGATATATAACTTTTTCTGTAATCTTATAAAGAATTTTTCCAAATCTTTTTTTTGCAATTTCTATTTCATCATTAGCTTTATGTGTTTTTTCTAAATTATTTTTATCATAAACATAATATGAATATATACTATTATCAATACGCGAATTAAAGTAACTTTTTCTTAAAAAATTTAAGTTTTTTAATTCCTTATCTGTTATTTTTTTTTCTTCTAATGTTAAATTAACTTCTTCTAAAAACTCTTTTAATTCCGTTATATATTCATCTGAATCTTTTTCCATATCTTTATATTTTTCAATTACACTTATTAGCCCTTCTACTGAGTCCCTAAGTTCTATAAAATCTTCTTCTACAAAATTTTTTCTACTTTTTAATTCTTCGCATATCATAATTANNNNNNNNNNNNNNNNNNNNNNNNNNNNNNNNNNNNNNNNNNNNNNNNNNNNNNNNNNNNNNNNNNNNNNNNNNNNNNNNNNNNNNNNNNNNNNNAATATGAATATATACTATTATCAATACGCGAATTAAAGTAACTTTTTCTTAAAAAATTTAAGTTTTTTAATTCCTTATCTGTTATTTTTTTTCTTCTAATGTTAAATTAACTTCTTCTAAAAACTCTTTTAATTCCGTTATATATTCATCTGAATCTTTTTCCATATCTTTATATTTTTCAATTACACTTATTAGCCCTTCTACTGAGTCCCTAAGTTCTATAAAATCTTCTTCTACAAAATTTTTTCTACTTTTTAATTCTTCGCATATCATAATTATATAGCTCCTTCCATCTGCTATTTAATAGGATAAGTTTCTATTACTTTACCAAAATCTTTTGAATAGTGAACTACTCCCACTTGTAAAAGTAGGAGCTTCTTCGGAAGTAATTAAATTTTATCCATCTATTTTTTCAAACTTATTTTCATCTTCATAATACCAACTATTACTTCTCTTTTTATTTCCTTCAACATCTAAGATATAGAAAATTCTTCTATTTTTTTCATGCCATATTATTAATCTTACAATTGCTATTTCATCAGGATACTTAATTAGTCTTACTCTGTCTCCTACATCAAATTTAGGTTTTCTTATTATTTCATATCCTTCTTTTTTTATTATTGCTATTTTTTCATCTTCTTTTTTACAATTTCCAAATATAATAACTTTTAAATATTCATCATTTTCATCTATGCACTTTAATATTGAGGCAAATAAACCTCCTCCTTCATAATTTACTGAACAAATAAGATCTATTCCTCCATTTTTTTTAATTACTCCATAAGTTCCTACATAATTTTTATTCATATTCTACTTTTTCCTTATTTTTTTTAGCATTTACAAGAATTTTACTATTTTTTATATAGGTTTACAAATTTTTATTAAAAATAAAAAAGCCAAATGTAAGTTCTAGGCTCACACTTGGCTTTCTGATTATTCTATTATTTTGAGAATAAAGCTTTTACTTCATGTTTTTGGATTAATCCTACTGATTTATCAATGATTTCTCCATTTCTAAATACTAATAAAGTAGGTACGCTCATAATTCTATATTGAGCTGCTAATTCTTCTTCTTCATCTATATCTACTTTAACTATTTTTTTGTTTGGATCTTCTTCTACAACTTCATCTAATATAGGTACTAAACTTTTACAAGGTCCACACCAGTTTGCACCAAAATCTACCACTACTATTCCTGCTGCATTTAATACTTCAGCTTCAAAATTTTCTTTTGTTCCTTTTATTATTGCCATTTTATATCCTCCTATAAATTTATTTTATATATCATCATTTATGTATACATTATAAAATAGCTTTTTTATATTTTCAGTGACATAATCACATTATTATTTTTTACTTATTTATATATTTATCTATTTATGGTAAAATGAAAGAAAATATATAATTATGTTAGGAAAATATTATGGAAAATATAAAAGAAAAATTTGAATTTGAAGTCAATCCTGAATATGAAGGAATGAGATTAGATAAATATTTAGCTGAACAGATTGAAGAAGCAACTCGTTCTTATTTAGAGAAACTTATAGATAAT is from Fusobacterium periodonticum ATCC 33693 and encodes:
- a CDS encoding DUF4291 domain-containing protein; this translates as MKYEEQERKIYAKYDDKTIRVYQAYNDKIADEAIKLGTFGEHFSLTRMTWIKPSFLWMMYRCGWAEKENQERVLAIDIKREAFDEIVKNSVISSYKPNLGITEDEWKEEVKNSLVRCQWDPERDIHGKPIGRRSIQLGIRGEAVGKYVNEWIVKITDITDDVKRIKKSIDNGTFKENLLPEEKEYIIK
- a CDS encoding HEAT repeat domain-containing protein — protein: MKEDEFFNIARKCTYALGYTNTPKAKEKLELLAKNENELIREYAIKQLNRHDFTDKDVEEQD
- the trxA gene encoding thioredoxin, coding for MAIIKGTKENFEAEVLNAAGIVVVDFGANWCGPCKSLVPILDEVVEEDPNKKIVKVDIDEEEELAAQYRIMSVPTLLVFRNGEIIDKSVGLIQKHEVKALFSK